A genomic region of Arachis hypogaea cultivar Tifrunner chromosome 5, arahy.Tifrunner.gnm2.J5K5, whole genome shotgun sequence contains the following coding sequences:
- the LOC112800584 gene encoding uncharacterized protein, with product MVDVDRRMTGLNPGHIAGLRRLSARAASVPTTSAPSSLPVRNGLLSFSSLVDKVINHLRNSGIQVQSGLSDAEFARAEAEFGFAFPPDLRAVLAAGLPVGPGFPDWRSAGARLHLRASLDLPIAAISFQIARNALWSKSWGPRPTEPEKALRVARNALKRAPLLIPIFNHCYIPCNPSLAGNPIFYVDENRIFCCGLDLSDFFERESLFRSSESDPQVLKKQRSVSEKSAGSSTVFSRRSLDAGGRTPRWVEFWTEAATDRRRRNSSSSASSSPERFFEMPGRSKVPGWVEEYIGQIGSVLKAGGWSESDVSEMVQVSASGFFEGEMVVLDNQALFDALLLKADRFSDSLRKAGWSSEEVSEALGFDFRPEKERKLPKKLSPQLVERIGKLAQSVSHS from the coding sequence ATGGTGGACGTGGACCGGAGGATGACCGGTCTAAACCCGGGCCACATAGCGGGCTTGCGTCGCCTATCGGCCCGGGCCGCATCCGTTCCAACCACTTCCGCACCGTCCTCGCTCCCTGTAAGAAACGGCCTCCTTTCATTTTCTTCACTCGTCGATAAAGTCATAAACCATCTCCGCAACTCGGGCATTCAGGTCCAATCGGGTCTCTCCGACGCTGAGTTCGCACGCGCCGAGGCCGAGTTCGGTTTCGCTTTCCCGCCGGACCTCCGTGCCGTACTCGCCGCCGGACTTCCCGTGGGCCCTGGCTTCCCCGATTGGCGCTCCGCTGGTGCTCGCCTCCACCTTCGTGCCTCTCTCGACCTCCCTATCGCGGCAATTTCGTTCCAGATCGCGAGGAACGCTCTCTGGTCCAAGTCTTGGGGCCCAAGGCCAACGGAACCGGAGAAGGCTCTCCGCGTGGCGAGGAACGCGCTGAAGAGAGCGCCGCTTCTGATTCCGATATTTAACCATTGCTACATTCCCTGCAACCCTTCCCTCGCGGGGAACCCTATCTTCTACGTGGACGAGAATCGGATCTTCTGCTGCGGCTTGGATCTCTCGGATTTTTTCGAGCGAGAGAGCTTGTTTCGGAGCTCCGAATCGGATCCTCAGGTGTTGAAGAAGCAGAGATCCGTCAGCGAGAAATCCGCAGGCTCTTCCACGGTTTTCTCGCGGCGGAGTCTGGACGCCGGCGGCAGGACGCCACGGTGGGTGGAGTTCTGGACGGAGGCTGCGACGGATCGCCGGAGGAGGAACTCATCGTCGTCAGCTTCGTCTTCGCCAGAGAGATTCTTCGAGATGCCTGGAAGGTCAAAAGTACCGGGTTGGGTGGAGGAGTACATAGGGCAAATCGGGTCGGTTTTGAAAGCGGGTGGGTGGAGCGAATCAGATGTATCAGAAATGGTGCAGGTTTCGGCGTCGGGTTTCTTCGAAGGGGAGATGGTGGTTTTGGATAACCAAGCGCTATTCGATGCTCTGCTCTTGAAAGCGGATCGGTTCTCGGACTCGCTCCGGAAAGCAGGATGGAGCTCCGAAGAGGTTTCCGAAGCGTTGGGATTTGATTTCCGACCGGAGAAGGAGCGGAAACTGCCTAAGAAGCTTTCCCCGCAGCTCGTCGAGAGAATCGGGAAACTTGCACAGTCAGTTTCCCACTCGTGA
- the LOC112800585 gene encoding uncharacterized protein, which translates to MWHEARRSEKKVHDMMDAARKRAQRRAVYLAKRRGDPHQSIQLLGFRCRTYRDDALYQATQDQQGLIPWNGKQDVLIDRFDGRALLDFIRDTGHRRIQEKSEEEEELEEFVNFERYRDLIKHRRRGYTDEEALQHVNQEMEAKAAAPFASDRANTSQPAANKGSYSQVGFSYEGNGKDESQISDDEDDNEEDEDDEDDEDFNSDDSNDEGMEVIAKEYGVKRYGWLVYMDKKAKEEEKRQKEVIKGDPAIRKLSRKERRKASQIEREREREAMRISGTRVQHHDPYRESRQSPTYEAYSRSRRSRSRSRSYSPSYSRRYSRSGHADDIHRSKPRTPKIEYITEFGGSGEANEPRREGFSPPRSPPSQVDSLNRSSSGFILEALHVDPASGVSVEKDKGAKVSKPSVSTSSALAKLKASGSGGSLKQQGEKKETPQERLKRIMNRQLNKQIKKDTAAELAKKREQERQRQEKLAETSRLNRYRRRSRSRSYSRSPPRRYRRSRSRSRSSRGSRRYYSGSRSRSRSHSRTRSRSRSRSRSRSPSYSRSPRMRNRSRH; encoded by the exons ATGTGGCACGAGGCTCGGAGGTCGGAGAAGAAGGTGCACGACATGATGGACGCCGCTCGAAAGAGGGCGCAGAGGCGAGCCGTTTACCTTGCCAAGCGGCGCGGCGATCCTCACCAATCCATTCAGCTCCTTGGATTTCGCTGCCGAACCTATCGAGACGACGCTCTTTACCAAGCCACCCAGGATCAACAGGGCCT GATACCTTGGAATGGGAAACAGGATGTTTTGATTGACAG ATTCGATGGGCGTGCTCTCCTTGATTTCATCCGTGATACTGGACATAGGCGTATCCAGGAAAAgtccgaagaagaagaagaattagaagagtttgttaattttgagcGTTATCGGGATTTAATAAAGCATCGGCGTAGAGGAT ATACTGATGAGGAGGCTCTGCAACATGTAAATCAAGAGATGGAGGCCAAGGCTGCTGCTCCATTTGCATCAGACAG AGCTAACACGTCACAGCCTGCTGCAAACAAGGGATCGTACTCTCAGGTGGGATTTTCTTATGAAGGGAATGGAAAGGATGAATCCCAGATTTCAGATGatgaggatgataatgaggaggatgaagatgatgaggatgatgaggattttaACAGTGATGATAGCAATGATGAAGGAATGGAAGTAATAGCTAAAGAATATGGGGTTAAAAGGTATGGTTGGCTTGTTTACATGGATAAGAAAGCTAAGGAGGAAGAAAAAAGGCAAAAAGAGGTGATCAAAGGTGACCCTGCAATT AGGAAGCTGAGTCGTAAGGAAAGGAGGAAAGCTTCTCAGAttgaaagggagagagaaagagaagcaaTGCGGATATCTGGAACGCGTGTGCAGCATCACGACCCATACCG GGAATCTAGACAAAGTCCCACATATGAAGCTTATTCTCGATCTAGGAG GTCAAGGTCTAGATCACGGTCCTACTCTCCATCGTACTCAAGGCGCTACTCCCGTAGTGGTCATGCTGATGATATCCACCGAAGCAAACCGCGAACACCTAAAATAGAATACATTACTGAATTTGGGGGCTCTGGAGAAGCAAATGAACCCAGGCGGGAAGGATTTTCTCCACCACGATCTCCTCCATCTCAAGTTGATTCGTTAAACCG GTCATCTTCTGGTTTCATACTGGAGGCTTTGCATGTTGATCCTGCTTCTGGTGTCTCTGTTGAAAAGGATAAGGGTGCTAAAGTCTCAAAGCCATCTGTAAG cacatCTTCAGCGCTAGCAAAATTGAAGGCAAGTGGTTCTGGAGGGTCTTTAAAACAACAAGGGGAGAAGAAAGAAACTCCACAAGAAAGGCTTAAAAGGATCATGAACAGACAACTGAACAAACAAA TTAAAAAGGATACAGCTGCAGAACTAGCTAAGAAAAGGGAGCAGGAGCGGCAGAGGCAGGAAAAGCTTGCTGAAACAAGCCGATTGAATCGCTATAGGCGGCGCAGCCGCAGCAGAAGTTATAGCCGCTCTCCTCCAAG AAGATACAGGCGTAGTAGAAGTCGTAGTAGGAGCAGCAGGGGTTCTAGGAGATATTATTCTGGTTCTCGCTCCAGGTCTCGGTCCCATTCTCGCACCAGATCACGTTCGCGGTCCCGTTCCCGCTCTCGCTCTCCTTCATATTCCCGCTCACCCAG GATGAGAAACCGATCAAGGCACTGA
- the LOC112800587 gene encoding uncharacterized protein: MEDEEEGPRSPTATTLPEDNEFDAPPSSPPPAFLFHRPPLLQPATAMAPLYKQRSWSPDAYRDEAWLRRKGNWKNRRSRSVTDEDVNELKACIELGFGFESSPEVEPDQRLSDTLPALELYYAVNKSYNNSLLSRPPAPVTVTASSTPPYSSAASDDCESTSSSHGSPHTIFTTGDNPQTVKTRLRQWAQVVACAVRQNSG; the protein is encoded by the exons ATGGAGGACGAGGAGGAGGGGCCACGCTCCCCCACCGCCACCACTCTCCCCGAAGACAACGAATTCGACGCCCCGCCCTCCTCTCCTCCGCCGGCTTTCCTTTTCCACCGCCCGCCCCTGCTGCAGCCTGCTACCGCCATGGCGCCGCTTTACAAGCAGCGTTCCTGGTCGCCGGATGCGTACCGCGACGAGGCGTGGCTCCGCCGCAAAGGCAACTGGAAGAACCGCCGCAGCCGTAGCGTGACGGACGAGGACGTCAACGAGCTCAAGGCCTGCATCGAGTTAGGCTTTGGATTCGAGTCTTCGCCGGAGGTGGAACCTGATCAGCGCCTCTCCGATACATTACCGGCGCTAGAGCTCTACTACGCCGTCAACAAGAGCTACAACAATTCTCTCCTCTCCAGGCCCCCTGCCCCCGTCACTGTCACCGCCTCCTCAACGCCGCCGTATTCTTCCGCTGCCTCCGACGACTGCGAGAGCACGTCTTCTTCCCATGGCAGTCCCCACACCATCTTCACCACCG GTGATAATCCGCAGACGGTGAAGACAAGGCTAAGGCAGTGGGCTCAGGTTGTGGCTTGTGCGGTGCGGCAAAACTCAGGCTGA